A single region of the Granulicella aggregans genome encodes:
- a CDS encoding division/cell wall cluster transcriptional repressor MraZ — MFRGSYVTQIDEKFRLKVPADFKRLIDEEYGTQFFITSKDGKRAEIFPMKAWLEKEEKMKAVSDLNPAKKRYMEMTSYYGQVVEMDAAGRLLMPQKLREAASLTEEVVVIGMQTTLAVENHEKLKPTIVPMTAEELKALEELGL; from the coding sequence ATGTTTCGCGGAAGTTACGTCACCCAAATCGATGAGAAGTTCCGGCTGAAGGTGCCGGCGGACTTCAAGCGCCTCATCGACGAAGAGTACGGAACGCAGTTTTTTATAACGAGCAAGGACGGCAAGCGGGCAGAGATCTTCCCGATGAAGGCGTGGCTGGAGAAGGAAGAGAAGATGAAGGCCGTCTCCGACCTGAACCCCGCGAAGAAGCGATACATGGAGATGACCAGCTACTACGGCCAGGTCGTAGAGATGGACGCGGCGGGACGGTTGCTGATGCCGCAGAAGCTTCGTGAGGCTGCCTCGCTGACCGAAGAGGTGGTGGTGATCGGGATGCAGACGACGCTGGCAGTCGAGAACCACGAGAAGCTGAAGCCGACGATCGTACCGATGACGGCGGAAGAGTTGAAGGCGTTGGAAGAGTTGGGACTGTAA
- a CDS encoding DUF2127 domain-containing protein, protein MEATPHTSPVATHEETATAHSSGVHDRGLLAIAIFKMAKSAFFFCVGMGAIHLLHKDLGDEVLKLAKILHRDPESRIVTLVLEKVDLVDAHRLRQLGIGTFAYSALALTEGIGLLLERTWAEFLTLALTLSFVPWEIYELIRHATWIKAGLFAINLAVLGYLVWLLERKGTFDKVRQKGFSAG, encoded by the coding sequence ATGGAAGCCACGCCTCACACATCGCCGGTAGCAACTCACGAAGAAACGGCCACCGCGCATAGCAGCGGAGTCCACGATCGAGGATTGCTGGCCATCGCGATATTCAAGATGGCGAAGTCCGCGTTCTTCTTCTGCGTGGGCATGGGTGCCATCCACCTTCTGCACAAAGATCTTGGCGACGAGGTTCTGAAGCTCGCGAAGATACTGCATCGTGACCCCGAGAGCCGGATCGTTACCTTGGTGCTGGAGAAAGTCGACCTGGTGGACGCGCACCGGCTGCGGCAGTTGGGGATTGGGACGTTCGCGTACTCGGCGCTGGCTCTGACCGAGGGGATTGGGCTTCTGCTGGAGCGGACGTGGGCGGAGTTTCTGACGCTGGCTCTGACACTATCGTTTGTGCCGTGGGAGATCTATGAACTGATCCGGCACGCGACTTGGATTAAGGCCGGCCTTTTCGCGATCAATCTGGCAGTATTGGGATATTTGGTGTGGCTGCTGGAACGGAAGGGTACGTTCGACAAGGTGAGGCAGAAGGGGTTCTCTGCGGGATAG
- a CDS encoding NCS1 family nucleobase:cation symporter-1: MSLGPKLRLRVHGVSNGLWNEDLAAIPKEDRTWGIYNYISLWLAMSVCIPTYMLASGLIAVGMSWKQALGTILLGNVIVLVPMVLNAHAGAKYGIPFPVFVRASFGVLGANIPAMLRALVACGWFGIQCWIGGEALFSMLKVVVPSVGADWLWACFAAFWLLNMAVVGRGIETVKRLRTLGAPLTLVVGLALLLWMVGQVGGLGAVLIDANAYCATSRQAMPPHFWKIFFPSLTGIVGFWATVAVSIPDFSRYARSQKAQMVGQAIGLPTAMTLYSFIGIAVTSATVIVNPKHTAIWNPIELIARFHQPVVAVAGLVAILLAALNTNIASNLVTPARIFSSLRPDMISFRMGELITRTLGLACMPWRLVADPERYIQGWLVGYSGLLGPIAGIMIVDYFVIRGRSLNVNELYVRGGAYEYAAGYNRRALVALASGVAVALVGLFVPSLHWLYQYAWFVGFAVAALVYLILMSGPDVRAMIPPNPLLIPVDGLKVEPPMA, from the coding sequence ATGAGTCTAGGGCCGAAGTTGCGGCTGCGGGTGCATGGTGTCTCGAACGGTCTGTGGAATGAGGATCTCGCGGCGATTCCGAAGGAAGACCGGACGTGGGGGATCTATAACTACATCTCACTTTGGTTGGCGATGTCGGTGTGTATTCCGACGTACATGCTGGCGAGCGGGCTGATCGCAGTGGGGATGAGTTGGAAGCAGGCGCTGGGGACGATCCTGCTGGGAAATGTGATCGTGCTGGTGCCGATGGTGTTGAACGCGCATGCCGGGGCGAAGTATGGGATTCCCTTCCCCGTTTTTGTAAGGGCGAGTTTTGGCGTGCTCGGCGCGAATATTCCAGCGATGTTGCGGGCGCTGGTAGCCTGCGGATGGTTCGGGATCCAGTGCTGGATCGGTGGAGAGGCGCTGTTCTCGATGTTGAAGGTGGTGGTGCCGTCAGTTGGGGCGGATTGGTTGTGGGCGTGTTTTGCGGCGTTCTGGCTGTTGAATATGGCGGTGGTAGGACGCGGGATTGAGACTGTCAAGCGACTGCGGACGCTCGGCGCGCCACTCACGCTAGTGGTCGGGCTGGCACTGCTGCTCTGGATGGTTGGCCAGGTGGGCGGGCTCGGCGCGGTGTTGATAGATGCCAACGCGTACTGCGCGACGAGCCGCCAAGCCATGCCACCGCACTTCTGGAAGATATTCTTCCCATCGCTCACGGGCATAGTGGGTTTCTGGGCGACCGTAGCTGTAAGTATTCCCGACTTCAGCCGTTACGCTCGATCCCAGAAGGCGCAGATGGTGGGCCAGGCGATCGGGCTGCCGACTGCGATGACGCTGTACTCGTTTATCGGGATCGCAGTGACTTCAGCGACGGTGATCGTAAACCCAAAACATACAGCTATTTGGAATCCGATTGAGTTGATCGCTAGATTCCACCAACCGGTGGTCGCGGTGGCAGGGCTGGTGGCGATTCTGCTCGCAGCGCTGAATACAAACATCGCATCGAATTTGGTAACTCCAGCGAGGATCTTTTCGTCCTTGCGACCGGATATGATCTCTTTTCGGATGGGAGAGCTGATTACGCGCACGTTGGGTTTGGCGTGTATGCCCTGGCGCCTCGTGGCCGATCCCGAGCGCTACATCCAGGGCTGGCTGGTGGGGTATTCGGGTCTGCTGGGGCCCATCGCAGGCATCATGATCGTGGACTACTTCGTCATTCGCGGCCGGTCGCTGAATGTGAATGAGCTTTATGTACGCGGCGGAGCTTATGAGTATGCTGCAGGCTACAACCGGAGGGCACTGGTGGCGCTCGCCAGCGGAGTAGCGGTGGCGTTGGTCGGGCTGTTTGTCCCGAGCCTTCACTGGCTGTACCAGTACGCGTGGTTTGTGGGGTTCGCGGTGGCGGCGCTGGTTTACCTGATCCTGATGAGCGGGCCCGATGTCAGGGCGATGATTCCGCCCAACCCGCTGTTGATTCCGGTAGATGGGCTTAAGGTGGAGCCGCCAATGGCTTAG
- a CDS encoding IclR family transcriptional regulator domain-containing protein yields MSLPLRRSYPADSAAESSSAPQHPVAQPSDKEQPAPIRQTPASALDVYSGDPNFMTSLARGLIVIQAFTQQAPQMTISQLSLKTGLSRAAVRRCLYTLTKLGFAGAEDGTRYALRPKLLSLSNTYTASNALSTSAQPILERMSAAFHESFSVATLDGDDIVYIARTTVSRVMAVDLHIGSRLPAYCTSMGRVLLAHQSAEWIEQYLARVVLTPHTTRTVTSAEKLMVLLRNVRRNGYALVDQELEVGLRSLAVPVFAPSGRFVATLNLSGSAPRMPVYDMQTRFLPHLRNAANELGALLR; encoded by the coding sequence ATGAGTCTCCCTTTACGCCGCTCCTACCCTGCGGATTCCGCAGCCGAAAGCTCCTCCGCTCCGCAGCATCCCGTCGCTCAGCCATCCGACAAAGAACAGCCCGCGCCCATACGCCAAACCCCCGCCTCTGCCCTCGACGTCTACTCCGGCGACCCCAACTTTATGACCTCGCTCGCCCGCGGCCTCATCGTCATCCAGGCCTTCACCCAGCAGGCACCGCAGATGACCATCTCGCAGCTCTCGCTCAAGACCGGCCTCTCCCGAGCCGCCGTTCGCCGCTGCCTCTATACGTTGACCAAGCTCGGCTTTGCCGGCGCGGAAGACGGCACTCGCTACGCTCTGCGCCCCAAGCTGCTCTCGCTCTCGAACACCTACACCGCTTCGAATGCGCTCTCCACCAGCGCCCAGCCCATCCTTGAACGCATGTCCGCCGCCTTCCACGAGTCTTTTTCAGTAGCCACCCTTGACGGCGACGACATCGTCTACATCGCCCGCACCACCGTCTCCCGCGTCATGGCCGTCGACCTCCACATCGGCAGCCGTCTCCCCGCCTACTGCACCAGCATGGGCCGCGTCCTGCTCGCCCACCAGTCGGCAGAGTGGATCGAACAGTACCTGGCCCGCGTTGTGCTCACCCCGCACACCACCCGCACCGTCACCTCCGCCGAGAAGCTGATGGTCCTCCTGCGCAACGTTCGCCGCAACGGCTACGCTCTGGTGGATCAGGAACTCGAAGTAGGCCTCCGTTCGCTCGCCGTCCCTGTCTTCGCCCCCTCAGGCCGCTTCGTCGCTACGCTCAACCTCAGCGGCAGCGCCCCCCGCATGCCCGTCTACGACATGCAAACACGCTTCCTCCCCCACCTCCGCAACGCCGCCAACGAGCTAGGTGCACTGCTGCGCTAA
- a CDS encoding SRPBCC family protein: MRHKHHAEQWLPYPIESVFDFFSNPENLPRLMPEWQRARITSSNLAPAPPRPDGSAPLATVAAGKGTRLTITFQAIPFLPIRLPWDAEITEFVWNEHFCDIQLARGPFAYWRHCHRLEVLNRSGIPGTLVRDQVEYELRLGALGELANKLFVGRQIYEIFVYRQRRTTELLART, encoded by the coding sequence ATGCGACACAAACATCACGCCGAGCAGTGGCTGCCGTATCCCATCGAGAGCGTCTTCGACTTCTTCTCGAACCCTGAAAACCTGCCGCGCCTGATGCCGGAGTGGCAGCGTGCCCGAATCACCAGCTCCAACCTCGCTCCAGCTCCGCCCAGGCCCGACGGTTCCGCCCCTCTCGCGACTGTAGCCGCAGGCAAGGGAACTCGCCTCACCATCACCTTCCAGGCCATACCATTCCTCCCGATCCGTCTCCCTTGGGACGCCGAGATCACCGAGTTCGTCTGGAACGAGCACTTCTGCGACATCCAATTAGCCCGAGGACCCTTCGCCTACTGGCGTCACTGCCATCGCCTCGAAGTCCTCAACCGCTCCGGCATCCCGGGGACCCTGGTTCGCGATCAGGTGGAGTACGAGCTTCGCCTCGGCGCTCTTGGCGAACTCGCAAACAAGCTCTTCGTCGGTCGCCAGATCTACGAGATCTTCGTCTACCGCCAGCGCCGCACCACCGAACTCCTCGCCCGCACCTAG
- a CDS encoding fasciclin domain-containing protein: protein MKKTFLVALAAAVLAVTSFTAKAENPTVGGAAMYANKNIIQNAVNSPIHKTLVAAVKAAGLVDTLSGPGPFTVFAPTDDAFAKLPAGTVETLVKPENKDTLVKILTYHVVAGKITSKQLEKMIKKGGGKATLKTVQGEDLTASMSGSNIILTDAKGGTSTITTADVMQSNGVIHVIDTVLMPN, encoded by the coding sequence ATGAAGAAGACATTCCTCGTAGCATTGGCAGCCGCAGTTCTTGCTGTCACGTCATTCACCGCCAAGGCTGAGAACCCCACCGTCGGTGGCGCAGCCATGTACGCCAACAAGAACATCATCCAGAATGCAGTCAACTCGCCGATCCACAAGACCCTCGTCGCTGCCGTCAAGGCCGCAGGTCTCGTCGACACCCTGAGCGGCCCCGGCCCCTTCACGGTCTTTGCGCCTACTGATGACGCCTTCGCTAAGCTGCCTGCAGGCACCGTCGAGACCCTCGTCAAGCCGGAGAATAAGGACACGCTGGTAAAGATCCTTACCTACCACGTCGTCGCCGGTAAGATCACCTCCAAGCAGCTTGAGAAGATGATCAAGAAGGGCGGCGGCAAGGCCACCCTCAAGACTGTCCAGGGTGAAGATCTCACCGCCAGCATGTCCGGATCGAACATCATCCTCACCGACGCCAAGGGCGGCACGTCCACCATCACCACCGCCGATGTCATGCAGTCGAACGGCGTGATTCACGTAATCGACACTGTCCTGATGCCCAACTAA
- the ftsL gene encoding cell division protein FtsL: MATMTTVAGMDVMGTRSRSRVASVSERNSSLFEAQRRNRRGPTPEVFFTKHIDNSRIVKADDPERRREMRTFAMVMGVLFMLVMVYVWQHFAAIEVGYHVEAQKSQVEQLREENRQLRLTEAQLSDPGRIDKIAKQLGLDSPQPGQVVRPDGGDVNAPVLAQAGTTSLPAY, from the coding sequence ATGGCGACGATGACAACAGTAGCGGGGATGGACGTGATGGGCACGAGGTCACGAAGCCGTGTCGCGTCGGTATCGGAGCGTAACAGCTCCCTGTTCGAGGCGCAGCGTCGCAACCGCCGCGGGCCGACGCCCGAGGTCTTCTTCACCAAGCACATCGACAACAGCCGCATTGTGAAGGCGGATGATCCCGAGCGCCGGCGCGAGATGCGGACGTTCGCGATGGTGATGGGCGTTCTGTTTATGCTGGTGATGGTGTACGTGTGGCAGCATTTCGCGGCGATCGAGGTGGGGTATCACGTTGAGGCGCAGAAGTCGCAGGTGGAGCAGCTTCGGGAGGAGAACCGGCAGCTTCGGCTGACGGAGGCTCAGCTCTCCGATCCGGGCCGGATCGACAAGATCGCGAAGCAGCTTGGGCTGGACTCGCCTCAGCCGGGACAGGTTGTGCGGCCGGATGGTGGCGATGTGAATGCCCCGGTGTTAGCGCAGGCGGGCACGACTTCCCTGCCGGCTTACTGA
- a CDS encoding MoaD/ThiS family protein has protein sequence MATIRVELPASLCLLASVPHEIAVEVAGAVTQRSVLDAVEAACPQLLGTIRDQTTKVRRPFIRFFACEEDLSHESPDEVLPEAVVSGRAAFLVIGAIAGG, from the coding sequence ATGGCTACGATTCGGGTGGAGTTGCCGGCTAGTCTTTGCCTGCTGGCGAGCGTGCCGCATGAGATTGCGGTGGAGGTTGCGGGCGCGGTGACGCAACGGTCGGTGCTGGATGCGGTGGAGGCGGCGTGTCCGCAGTTGCTGGGGACGATTCGGGACCAGACGACGAAGGTGCGGCGGCCATTCATACGGTTCTTTGCATGTGAGGAGGACCTGTCGCATGAGTCACCAGATGAGGTGTTGCCGGAGGCAGTGGTGAGTGGGCGAGCGGCGTTTCTGGTCATTGGGGCGATTGCTGGAGGCTAA
- a CDS encoding WD40/YVTN/BNR-like repeat-containing protein has protein sequence MSQVRLLVGTKKGAFVLTADGKRKDWKVSGPHFAGWEMYHLKGSPVDPNRIYASQSSGWFGQVMQRSDDGGTTWAAVGNKFEYHGVPGTHQWYDGTAHPWEFKRVWHVEPSLTDADTVYAGVEDAALFKSTDAGATWAEVSGLRKHGTGPAWQPGAGGMCLHSIILDPVDPLRIYIAISAAGAFRTDDGGATWKPINKGLYSKYIPDPTAEVGHCVHHIAMHPERPGTLFMQKHWDVMRTDDAGDSWQKISGDLPTDFGFVIDVHAHEPETLYVVPIKSDSEHFPLDGKLQVFRSRAGGNEWEPLTKGLPQSNCYVNVLRDAMTVDRMDECGVYFGTTGGQVYCSPDGGDSWEAIVHDLPAVLSVEVQTIA, from the coding sequence ATGAGCCAAGTGCGATTGCTGGTGGGGACGAAGAAGGGCGCGTTTGTTCTTACGGCGGATGGGAAGCGGAAGGATTGGAAGGTCTCGGGGCCACACTTTGCCGGGTGGGAGATGTATCACCTGAAGGGGTCGCCGGTGGACCCAAACCGGATCTATGCGTCGCAGAGTTCGGGGTGGTTTGGGCAGGTGATGCAGCGGTCGGATGATGGTGGGACCACTTGGGCCGCAGTCGGCAACAAGTTCGAGTACCACGGTGTTCCTGGGACGCACCAGTGGTACGACGGGACGGCGCATCCGTGGGAGTTCAAACGGGTGTGGCATGTGGAGCCGTCGCTGACGGATGCGGACACGGTGTATGCGGGCGTGGAAGATGCGGCGCTGTTCAAGTCGACCGATGCGGGAGCGACTTGGGCGGAGGTCTCGGGGCTGAGGAAGCATGGGACCGGGCCGGCGTGGCAGCCGGGTGCGGGAGGGATGTGCCTGCACTCGATCATCCTCGATCCGGTCGATCCGTTGCGAATCTACATTGCGATCTCGGCGGCGGGGGCGTTTCGAACGGACGACGGCGGCGCTACGTGGAAGCCGATCAATAAAGGGCTTTATTCGAAGTACATACCTGATCCAACGGCGGAGGTCGGACACTGCGTCCACCACATCGCGATGCACCCGGAGCGGCCGGGGACGTTGTTCATGCAGAAGCATTGGGACGTGATGCGGACGGACGATGCGGGAGATTCGTGGCAGAAGATCAGTGGAGACCTGCCCACGGACTTCGGTTTCGTGATCGACGTCCATGCGCATGAGCCGGAGACGCTGTATGTGGTGCCGATCAAGAGTGACTCCGAGCACTTCCCGCTGGATGGGAAGTTGCAAGTATTTCGCAGCCGCGCGGGCGGCAATGAGTGGGAACCGTTGACGAAGGGGCTGCCGCAGAGTAACTGCTACGTGAACGTGCTGCGGGACGCGATGACGGTCGACCGGATGGACGAGTGCGGGGTGTACTTCGGGACGACGGGCGGGCAGGTGTATTGTTCGCCGGATGGGGGCGATAGCTGGGAGGCGATTGTGCATGATCTGCCGGCGGTGCTGTCGGTGGAAGTGCAGACGATTGCCTAA
- the rsmH gene encoding 16S rRNA (cytosine(1402)-N(4))-methyltransferase RsmH yields the protein MNKPQHVPVLLEASLEYLNVRPGGVVVDATLGLGGHSSEIAKRLGPTGKLICFDRDPEAMAKAKVRLEEVAAELGSEMPEVVFEPRAFSEAADAIKPGSIDGLLADFGVSSLQLDEAHRGFSFRSDGPLDMRMDTRSGETAEQVVNQEDENELADLIYEFGEERRSRRIARAIVRARPISTTAELAQVISVAAPSMKGDKIHPATRTFQALRIRVNNELGEIETLLQSAPSLLKPGGRLVLISFHSLEDRRVKDSFRELHRDKTFEVLTKKPVVAEEQEQLRNPRSRSAKLRAAEKV from the coding sequence ATGAATAAACCGCAGCATGTGCCGGTTCTTTTGGAAGCGAGTTTGGAGTACCTCAATGTGCGGCCGGGCGGCGTAGTTGTCGATGCGACGCTGGGGCTTGGTGGTCACTCTTCTGAGATTGCGAAGAGGCTGGGACCGACGGGGAAGCTGATCTGTTTCGATCGCGACCCGGAGGCGATGGCCAAGGCGAAGGTAAGGCTCGAAGAAGTGGCTGCGGAGTTGGGCAGCGAGATGCCGGAGGTGGTGTTTGAGCCTCGAGCGTTCTCGGAAGCAGCCGATGCGATCAAGCCGGGAAGTATCGACGGCCTGCTCGCGGACTTTGGAGTAAGCAGCCTGCAGCTGGACGAGGCGCACAGAGGATTCAGTTTCCGGTCAGATGGGCCTTTGGACATGCGGATGGATACGCGGTCCGGGGAGACGGCCGAACAAGTGGTAAATCAGGAGGACGAAAACGAGCTCGCCGACCTGATTTACGAATTCGGAGAGGAAAGGAGATCGCGGAGAATCGCCAGAGCCATTGTGCGGGCACGGCCGATATCGACGACAGCAGAACTTGCTCAAGTGATATCGGTCGCTGCCCCATCAATGAAAGGGGACAAGATTCATCCGGCGACGCGGACTTTCCAGGCACTTCGAATTCGAGTGAATAACGAGTTGGGAGAGATTGAGACGCTGCTCCAAAGCGCGCCTTCTCTGTTGAAGCCGGGCGGAAGGCTGGTGTTGATCAGCTTCCACTCTTTGGAGGACCGGCGAGTGAAGGATTCGTTCCGTGAGTTACACCGGGACAAGACGTTTGAAGTGCTCACGAAGAAGCCGGTTGTGGCTGAAGAGCAGGAGCAGTTGAGGAACCCGCGGAGTCGGAGTGCGAAGTTGAGGGCTGCGGAGAAAGTTTAG
- a CDS encoding sodium-translocating pyrophosphatase: MQVVPLLAVALQGSNNLATPQTGDDGRFSLWIALAVAVVALGLAFLLARAVIASDSGTAEMQAISNAIREGAEAFLKRQYQTIGAIALVLAVVVFAGYHLSPRTAPYAGKTVVSFLVGAVCSGLAGFTGMYCSIRANIRAASAARTSLDRALKLALRGGAVTGLVVVALSLLGVASLFLLFGGLDHPEQVPFQLVGFGFGASLVALFAQLGGGIYTKAADVGADLVGKVEAGIPEDDPRNPAVIADLVGDNVGDCAGRGADIFESTAAENVGAMILGAALFPVFGLKGILFPLIVLAINLIAGIVGVFVVSTNETEDPMRALNRGFYVTSALALIGLAGAVYSMLNGPGVHPEWLLACGVVGLVTAFLFVWITQYYTEARYRPVLSIVEASLTGPATNIISGLAVGMETPAMPVVVISAALLLSYFFGVKGLEDVTIVSNYAKGIYGTAIATMGMLSCAAYILAMDTFGPITDNAGGIIEMSNQPDSVRDRTDKLDSAGNTTKALTKGYAIGSASLAAFLLFSAYLEEIKTLVEQKLAVAHAAGFATSMPAGWSFTNINLAQIPVFVGALLGAMLTYLFSSLAIKAVGRTAQMVVKDVRDQFRENPGIMAGISKPDYARCVNIVTSAALKEMVIPGLLAVGLPVVVGLIFKHFSSTYQANAAFDSAGVSLVPTISGIPVNLTGAESVAGLLMVGTIAGVLLAMLMNNGGGAWDNAKKFIETGKYGGKKSDAHKAAVVGDTVGDPFKDTAGPSLHVLIKLLATITLVLAPLFV; this comes from the coding sequence ATGCAGGTGGTACCTCTACTCGCAGTTGCGCTGCAGGGATCGAACAACTTGGCCACACCACAGACCGGCGATGATGGCCGGTTTTCCCTTTGGATCGCGTTGGCGGTCGCGGTGGTGGCGCTGGGGCTGGCGTTTCTCCTGGCACGGGCGGTGATTGCGTCCGATTCAGGGACGGCGGAGATGCAGGCTATCTCGAACGCGATCCGCGAAGGCGCGGAGGCGTTCCTCAAGAGGCAGTACCAGACGATTGGAGCGATTGCGCTGGTGCTGGCAGTGGTGGTGTTTGCGGGGTATCACCTGTCGCCACGGACGGCACCGTATGCGGGCAAGACGGTGGTGAGCTTCCTGGTGGGTGCAGTGTGTTCGGGGCTGGCGGGATTTACGGGGATGTACTGCTCTATCCGGGCGAATATACGGGCGGCTTCGGCGGCGCGGACGAGTCTCGATAGGGCATTGAAGCTGGCTCTGCGGGGCGGGGCGGTGACAGGACTGGTGGTGGTGGCGCTGTCGCTGCTTGGGGTGGCTTCGCTGTTCCTGCTGTTTGGAGGGTTGGATCATCCCGAACAGGTACCGTTTCAGCTTGTTGGGTTTGGGTTCGGAGCTTCACTGGTGGCGCTGTTCGCGCAGCTTGGTGGCGGGATTTATACCAAGGCGGCGGACGTTGGCGCTGACCTTGTGGGGAAGGTCGAAGCTGGAATTCCAGAGGATGATCCGCGCAACCCTGCTGTAATCGCGGACCTAGTGGGCGATAACGTGGGCGACTGCGCGGGGCGCGGCGCGGACATCTTCGAGTCGACGGCAGCGGAAAATGTGGGCGCGATGATCCTGGGCGCGGCTTTGTTTCCTGTGTTCGGGCTGAAGGGCATTTTGTTTCCGCTGATTGTGCTGGCGATCAATCTGATTGCCGGAATTGTCGGCGTGTTTGTCGTCAGCACGAATGAGACGGAAGACCCGATGCGGGCGCTGAACCGCGGGTTCTATGTGACGTCGGCGCTGGCGTTGATTGGGCTTGCGGGGGCGGTCTACTCAATGCTTAACGGGCCGGGGGTGCATCCGGAGTGGCTGCTGGCCTGCGGTGTTGTGGGTCTGGTGACAGCGTTCCTGTTTGTGTGGATCACGCAGTACTACACGGAGGCGCGGTATCGGCCGGTGCTGTCGATTGTGGAGGCTTCGCTGACCGGGCCGGCGACGAACATCATCAGCGGGCTGGCGGTGGGAATGGAGACGCCGGCTATGCCTGTGGTGGTGATCTCGGCGGCGCTGCTGCTGAGCTACTTCTTCGGCGTGAAGGGGCTGGAGGATGTGACCATCGTGAGCAACTACGCCAAGGGGATCTACGGGACGGCGATTGCGACAATGGGGATGCTGAGCTGCGCGGCGTACATCCTGGCGATGGATACGTTTGGACCGATCACGGACAATGCGGGCGGGATTATTGAGATGTCGAACCAGCCGGACTCGGTACGTGATCGAACCGATAAGCTGGACTCGGCGGGCAACACGACCAAAGCGCTGACCAAGGGATATGCGATCGGGTCCGCTTCGCTAGCGGCGTTTCTGTTGTTTTCGGCGTATCTGGAAGAGATCAAGACTCTGGTAGAGCAGAAGCTCGCGGTCGCTCACGCGGCGGGATTCGCCACTTCGATGCCGGCGGGATGGAGCTTTACGAATATCAACCTGGCGCAGATTCCGGTGTTTGTGGGCGCTCTGCTGGGAGCGATGCTGACCTATCTGTTCAGTTCGCTGGCGATCAAAGCAGTCGGAAGAACTGCTCAAATGGTCGTCAAAGACGTGCGCGACCAGTTCCGCGAAAACCCTGGTATTATGGCGGGCATCTCCAAACCCGACTACGCGCGATGCGTGAACATTGTGACCAGCGCGGCGCTGAAGGAGATGGTGATTCCGGGTCTGCTGGCTGTCGGGCTGCCGGTGGTGGTGGGGTTGATCTTCAAGCACTTCAGCTCGACGTACCAGGCGAATGCGGCCTTCGATTCGGCAGGCGTGTCTCTGGTGCCGACGATCTCGGGCATCCCGGTGAATCTGACCGGGGCGGAGTCGGTTGCGGGATTGCTGATGGTAGGGACCATTGCGGGCGTGCTGCTGGCGATGCTGATGAACAACGGCGGCGGCGCATGGGACAACGCCAAGAAGTTCATCGAGACGGGGAAGTATGGGGGAAAGAAGTCCGACGCGCACAAGGCGGCGGTGGTGGGCGATACCGTGGGCGATCCGTTCAAGGACACGGCAGGGCCTAGCCTGCATGTGCTGATCAAGCTGCTGGCTACGATTACGCTGGTGCTGGCTCCGCTGTTTGTTTGA